A window of Methanotorris formicicus Mc-S-70 genomic DNA:
CTTCCGAACAATTGAATAGACCTTTAACTGGAAGGGGATATTATATCTATCATTTAATAAAAATTCTTTCAAGCAATACCAATAAAAATAATTATGATATTTATTTAATTAATTATAAAAATACTCAGATGTTCCCAAATCTAAAACATATTATATTAGAAAATCCATTTAAAAGAATTACAAAATCATACCAATTGTGGTATTTATATTTACCTCTTGGATTATATGACATTTCAAAAAAAGTAGATATTGTCCACTGTATTAATGCAGAACCAATATATTTAAAACCAAAAAATATCAAATTAATTACTACGATTTATGATATTATTCCATATTTGTTTCCTAAAACATATACTTTTTCAACATCTTTTAGATTTAGATTTATATTGCCTAAGACTTTAAAAATTTCTAATAAAATAATAACAATTTCACACCACACAAAACAAGATATTATAAAACACTTTAAAATCCCAGAAGATAAAATAAAAGTTATTCACTTAGCAGCAAATGAAAACTACAAACCATTAAATGAAAATGAAATAAACAAAGTAAAAGAAAAGTATAACTTAAACTATCCATTTATATTGTATGTTGGAACATTAGAACCTAGAAAAAAC
This region includes:
- a CDS encoding glycosyltransferase family 4 protein; translated protein: SEQLNRPLTGRGYYIYHLIKILSSNTNKNNYDIYLINYKNTQMFPNLKHIILENPFKRITKSYQLWYLYLPLGLYDISKKVDIVHCINAEPIYLKPKNIKLITTIYDIIPYLFPKTYTFSTSFRFRFILPKTLKISNKIITISHHTKQDIIKHFKIPEDKIKVIHLAANENYKPLNENEINKVKEKYNLNYPFILYVGTLEPRKNIPTLLKALYKIKKQGINHKLVITGKKGWKYKSIFET